The following nucleotide sequence is from Candidatus Rokuibacteriota bacterium.
CCCCAGCGCCCGGGCAATGCTCCGCAGGCCGTCGCCGGCCAGCCACCGCCGCACGATCTCGCGCACTTCGACCATCCCCACCTCCCGATAGGCCATGCCCACCTCCTTGGGTTGGAGGCAAGCGTGACCCGGCTCACGGCGCGCCCGGGTGGGGGAAAGTTTCTGAAAACAGGTGGGGGAAAGTTTCTGAAAAACTCAGCCGCTACTGGGGGAATGATTCAGAAAAATGACAGTCATTTGCCACCACCCTGCTACCAGAACACCCTGTACCAGGACGATCAAGGAAGACATCCAGCTAGTCCGGATCGTTTTGGTTGGATAGGCTTGGGTTACTTTGGGTACCCTGAGTACGTGGTCCGGGGCAACTCTTAATCAGCGGGTCGGAGGGTCGAGTCCTTCAGGGTGGCCTGACCGGCGGGAAACTCAGTCCGATTCGCATATTCCCAGCCCATTCCCACATCCATTCCCGGCGAAGTCTCAACGGCTGACCCCAACGAGATAACGGCGGCACGTCCGTGGACCGACCTCGCTCGGTCACTCTGCGTCAGACGAGGTCAACCCCGAAGGCCAGGTTGTTCGATTTCGGTGGTTGCGGGCCCCCGCAACCAGAAAAACAAGGGCTTCGGAGAACATCCCGAAGCCCTTGGTGTCTTTGGGCGCGAGTTGGGCGCGTTCCTACTTCGAAGGCTCCGGCTTCCTCTTGGGCTTGGGGCGAACCGCCGCCACGAACACCGAGTGATGCTGGATACAGCGGGCCCTCTCACCTCTACGAGATGGTCGCCACCGGCGGGCGGTGCGACTTCTGCGACCGTGCCGAGGTGGGCGGGATCACTCTGGATTGCCACACGCGCGAGCGGTACCGGGAGGAGTGCGAGGAGGAGGCCATCTCCGAGTAGCGCGCGCCCGGAGGAGCACAAGCGGCGCCGGGGCGAAGGCGATCGTCAGCACCGCGATCGCCCTCTGACCCGGCCATCCTGCGCCGCCAGGGGCCTTCTCCCACGGTGGTCGCACATATGGGCGGGCGAAAGATTACTTTCAGGCTGGGGTCTTCACCTCATCCCACCATGGTGGGAACTTCCTGGTACGGCGGACCTCGTCAATCTCTTGGTCTGTCAACCTCTTGACCCGCTCGATGAGATGCAGGGAACGGTCAATCGGAATCGCGTGGGTTAGCCCCCCGGAGACGATCGCGGTCAGGTCGGTCGGGCTCAACACTTCTTTCCGGGCAAAGACAGGTGCCATCGTGGTGGGGCGTCCTGCAACGACACCTACAACCGCTCCATCCTCCTGGAGGAACATCGGACCACCGCTGTTTCCAAAATTTAGCGGAATGTCCAACCGATAGAAAGTTGTCCCGGCAAGAGGCGGAGCGCCTGGGTAGGGCATGATCGCGCCCACTATGCCCACTTGAAACGTGCTTGCCGCACTCCGAGCTTTAGGCTCAAGAGCGAGGCCCAGCGGGTACCCACAGACGCCGATTGCCGTCCCTTCCGATACTCTCGAGCCGGTGCCAAGCGGCGCGAATGGCAGCGGCATGGGGCTATTCTGAAGCCGGATGATGGCGACGTCATCCGTATCGTGAATAATGACCCAATTGAAGGGCATATCGCGCTTCGCAAGTAGTTGCTCCTCGCGATAGACGAACTGGGCTTCCAATCGATCGTTGATGAACTCCTCAACCACATGTCGGCACGTTACGATGACCCCTTTCTGATCTATGTTGAACCCGGTGCCGAGGACCTGC
It contains:
- a CDS encoding serine protease, with amino-acid sequence MADLVALLARFKPAVVAIVRRTGDGPVDQQVLGTGFNIDQKGVIVTCRHVVEEFINDRLEAQFVYREEQLLAKRDMPFNWVIIHDTDDVAIIRLQNSPMPLPFAPLGTGSRVSEGTAIGVCGYPLGLALEPKARSAASTFQVGIVGAIMPYPGAPPLAGTTFYRLDIPLNFGNSGGPMFLQEDGAVVGVVAGRPTTMAPVFARKEVLSPTDLTAIVSGGLTHAIPIDRSLHLIERVKRLTDQEIDEVRRTRKFPPWWDEVKTPA